One segment of Mesoplodon densirostris isolate mMesDen1 chromosome 6, mMesDen1 primary haplotype, whole genome shotgun sequence DNA contains the following:
- the ABHD17B gene encoding alpha/beta hydrolase domain-containing protein 17B: protein MNNLSFSELCCLFCCPPCPGKIASKLAFLPPDPTYTLMCDESGSRWTLHLSERADWQYSSREKDAIECFMTRTSKGNRIACMFVRCSPNAKYTLLFSHGNAVDLGQMSSFYIGLGSRINCNIFSYDYSGYGASSGKPTEKNLYADIEAAWLALRTRYGIRPENVIIYGQSIGTVPSVDLAARYESAAVILHSPLTSGMRVAFPDTKKTYCFDAFPNIDKISKITSPVLIIHGTEDEVIDFSHGLALFERCQRPVEPLWVEGAGHNDVELYGQYLERLKQFVSQELVNL, encoded by the exons atGAATAATCTTTCATTTAGTGAGCTATGTTGCCTCTTCTGCTGTCCACCTTGTCCAGGGAAAATTGCTTCAAAATTAGCATTTTTGCCACCTGATCCAACTTACACGCTGATGTGTGATGAAAGTGGAAGCCGCTGGACGTTACACCTATCAGAACGAGCAGACTGGCAATATTCTTCTAGAGAAAAAGATGCTATTGAGTGTTTCATGACTAGAACCAGTAAAGGCAACAGAATTGCCTGCATGTTTGTGCGTTGCTCACCCAATGCCAAATACACTTTACTCTTTTCACACGGAAATGCTGTTGATCTTGGTCAGATGAGCAGTTTTTACATAGGACTGGGATCACGGATTAATTGTAATATATTCTCATATGATTATTCTGGATATGGTGCAAGTTCTGGGAAACCAACAGAGAAGAACCTCTATGCAGACATAGAAGCTGCTTGGCTTGCTCTTAGGACAAG ATATGGCATTCGCCCTGAAAATGTGATTATATATGGCCAAAGTATAGGGACAGTACCATCTGTGGATCTTGCTGCTCGGTATGAGAGTGCTGCTGTTATTCTTCATTCTCCTTTGACCTCAGGAATGCGAGTCGCTTTTCCTGATACCAAGAAGACCTACTGTTTTGATGCATTCCCAAA CATTGACAAAATCTCTAAGATTACCTCTCCAGTATTAATAATTCATGGGACTGAAGATGAAGTCATTGACTTTTCACATGGCCTCGCATTGTTTGAGCGTTGCCAAAGACCTGTGGAGCCTCTGTGGGTTGAAGGGGCAGGTCACAATGATGTGGAACTTTATGGACAGTATCTTGAAAGATTGAAACAGTTTGTGTCACAGGAACTggtaaatttgtaa